In one window of Mercurialis annua linkage group LG4, ddMerAnnu1.2, whole genome shotgun sequence DNA:
- the LOC126677138 gene encoding uncharacterized protein LOC126677138, producing the protein MVKAYLRYEPATSFGVIASVESNITYDNSGKHLLAPALEKVGVWHVRQGVCTKTLAPTSSSSSRNGASLAVTSVVSSLINSSLVASGYADGSIRIWDSDKGTCETTLNGHKGAVTVLRYNKSESLLASGSKDNDVILWDVVGETGLFRLRGHRDQVTDLVFLDSGKKLVSSSKDKFLRVWDLDTQHCMQILSGHHSEIWSIDVDPEEKYLVTGSADPELRFYTIKQDSMNGQGLSNGNGMDIVKAGDSSTQSKWEILKLFGEIQRQNKDRVAMVRFNKSGNLLACQVAGKTVDIFNVLDENEAKHKAKRRLHRKKEKKSAKAAIGATENSDAITEEDGGVLMVTVSDVFKLRQTIRAGKKICSISFNPITPRNALATLALSLNNNSLEFYSVETTTATKSLSIELQGHRSDVRSVTLSSDNTLLMSTSHNAVKFWNPSTGSCLRTIDSGYGLCGLIVPHNKYALVGTKDGKLEIIDVGSGTCIDTVEAHGGSVRTIVSIPNENGFVTGSADHDVKFWEYQVEQKAGQDTKYLAVSNVRSMKMNEEVLVVVVSPDAKYIAVALLDYTVKVFFVDTLKFFLSLYGHKLPVLCMDISSDGDLLVTGSADKNLKIWGLDFGDCHKSLFAHADNVMAVKFVRSTHYMFSVGKDCLVKYWDADKFELLLTLEGHHADVWCLAISNRGDFLVTGSHDRSIRRWDRTEEPFFIEEEKEKRLEEMFEADLDSTFENRYAPKEGLPEEGAVALAGKKTQETLTATDLIIEALDIAEIESKRIAEHKEEITQGSVAVLQPNPVMLGLVPSDYVLRTLSNVRTNDLEQTLLALPFSDALKLLSYLKDWASNPDKVELVCRVATVLLQTHYNQLVTTPAARPLLTVLKDILYARVKECKDTLGFNLAAMDHLKELMASKSDALFRDAKEKLLEIRLQQSKRLEARTDTREEKRKKKKQKKSNGLHA; encoded by the exons ATGGTGAAAGCGTACCTGAGGTACGAGCCAGCGACGTCGTTTGGAGTAATAGCATCAGTAGAATCAAACATAACGTATGATAATTCCGGGAAGCACCTTCTAGCTCCGGCGCTGGAAAAAGTTGGAGTTTGGCACGTGCGGCAAGGTGTCTGCACTAAAACCCTAGCTCCTACGTCTTCCTCTTCCTCTCGTAACGGGGCATCGCTCGCTGTTACCTCTGTTGTATCATCCTTAATCAATTCTTCtctg GTAGCTAGTGGTTATGCAGATGGCAGTATAAGAATTTGGGATAGCGATAAAGGAACCTGTGAGACCACATTGAATGGACACAAAGGAGCTGTTACGGTTCTACGTTATAACAAGTCCGAGTCATTGCTGGCATCTGGAAGTAAAGATAATGATGTTATACTGTGGGATGTTGTTGGAGAGACTGGTCTTTTTCGCCTTCGTGGGCATCGCGATCAG GTCACTGACCTCGTTTTCTTGGATTCTGGTAAAAAACTTGTTAGTTCTTCCAAAGACAAATTTTTGAGGGTTTGGGATCTTGATACACAGCACTGTATGCAGATTCTTAGTGGCCATCACAGTGAAATTTGGTCTATAGATGTTGATCCTGaggaaaaatatttggttaCTGGTTCTGCTGATCCAGAACTTCGGTTTTACACTATTAAGCAGGATTCGATGAATGGACAAGGTTTATCCAATGGAAATGGGATGGACATTGTAAAGGCTGGAGATTCATCTACTCAAAGTAAATGGGAGATTCTGAAGCTATTTGGTGAAATTCAGAGGCAGAATAAAGATAGAGTTGCTATGGTGAGATTCAATAAGTCCGGAAATTTATTGGCTTGTCAAGTGGCAGGCAAAACAGTAGACATATTCAATGTTTTGGATGAGAATGAAGCAAAACATAAAGCAAAGCGTCGACTTCACAGAAAGAAAGAGAAGAAATCTGCAAAAGCAGCAATTGGGGCAACTGAAAATAGTGATGCAATAACTGAAGAAGATGGAGGTGTCCTCATGGTTACGGTCTCTGATGTTTTCAAGCTTCGTCAAACAATTCGAGCAGGCAAAAAGATCTGTTCCATCTCCTTTAATCCAATCACTCCTAGAAACGCCTTGGCTACATTAGCACtgtctttaaataataattcactGGAATTCTATTCTGTCGAAACCACTACAGCAACAAAATCTCTATCTATTGAGCTCCAGGGGCATCGTTCTGATGTCAGAAGTGTTACTCTTAGTTCAGACAATACTCTCTTGATGTCAACCAGTCACAATGCAGTAAAGTTCTGGAATCCAAGTACTGGTTCTTGTCTTCGAACTATTGATTCTGGGTATGGACTGTGTGGCTTGATTGTTCCACACAACAAATATGCACTCGTTGGAACTAAAGACGGGAAATTAGAAATAATTGACGTAGGGAGCGGTACTTGCATTGATACTGTGGAAGCTCATGGTGGTTCAGTACGGACCATTGTTTCTATTCCAAATGAAAATGGTTTTGTCACGGGTAGTGCAGATCACGATGTTAAGTTCTGGGAGTATCAAGTTGAGCAGAAAGCTGGTCAA GACACAAAGTACCTTGCCGTGTCAAATGTGAGGTCTATGAAGATGAATGAGGAAGTTCTAGTGGTTGTAGTTAGCCCTGATGCTAAATACATTGCTGTTGCTCTTTTAGACTACACTGTGAAG GTATTCTTTGTGGATACACTCAAGTTTTTCCTTTCATTATACGGTCACAAACTGCCGGTGCTATGTATGGACATTTCATCCGATGGAGATTTGCTAGTTACTGGTTCCGCAGATAAAAATTTGAAGATATGGGGTTTGGATTTTGGTGACTGCCACAAGTCCCTTTTTGCCCATGCTGATAA TGTTATGGCAGTAAAATTCGTGCGCAGCACCCATTACATGTTCAGCGTAGGGAAAGATTGCCTTGTTAAGTACTGGGATGCTGATAAATTTGAGCTTCTTTTAACTCTCGAAGGCCATCATGCAGATGTTTGGTGTCTTGCAATCAGCAATCGTGGTGATTTTCTTGTTACAGGGTCTCATGACCGGTCCATACGTCGTTGGGATCGGACTGAAGAGCCATTTTTCATTGAG GAggagaaagaaaaaagattaGAAGAAATGTTCGAGGCTGACCTTGATAGTACATTTGAAAACAGATATGCTCCAAAGGAAGGACTTCCAGAGGAGGGAGCTGTAGCCTTGGCCGGTAAGAAAACTCAGGAAACGCTTACAGCAACTGACTTAATTATTGAAGCCCTAGATATAGCAGAGATAGAATCAAAGCGGATTGCTGAGCACAAG GAGGAGATAACCCAAGGAAGTGTTGCTGTATTGCAACCAAACCCAGTGATGCTTGGGCTTGTCCCATCTGATTATGTTCTCCGTACGCTTTCAAATGTTCGCACTAATGATCTTGAGCAGACATTACTG GCTTTACCATTTTCTGATGCTTTGAAGCTTCTATCTTACTTGAAGGATTGGGCCTCAAATCCTGATAAG GTTGAGCTCGTTTGCAGAGTTGCTACTGTGCTATTGCAGACGCATTATAATCAGTTGGTTACAACCCCAGCTGCAAGACCTTTGTTAACTGTTCTTAAGGACATTCTTTATGCAAGAGTCAAG GAATGCAAGGATACACTCGGTTTCAATCTTGCAGCAATGGATCATCTCAAG GAATTGATGGCTTCAAAATCAGATGCACTCTTTCGAGATGCTAAAGAAAAGTTGCTAGAAATTCGTTTGCAGCAGTCTAAACGTTTGGAAGCAAGGACAGATACAAGAGAAGAGAAgcggaaaaagaaaaaacagaagAAATCTAATGGTTTACATGCTTGA